The Vibrio agarivorans genome window below encodes:
- a CDS encoding FixH family protein, with protein sequence MEKPWYKQFWPWFLIILPGTVVVWTIITVIIFSQNSVDLVTEDYYKKGKGINIDLSKVNKAKELGLTANISQSDQQMILSLKQGQLSHFPALKVMYAHRTLPDQDFEMLVTADAQGTYRFTPPAEISGPWFVEVTPHDEQWLIQGRVSFPLEQAVPLTN encoded by the coding sequence ATGGAAAAGCCTTGGTATAAGCAGTTCTGGCCGTGGTTCCTTATTATTCTTCCAGGTACTGTCGTTGTATGGACTATCATCACTGTAATCATCTTCTCACAGAACTCTGTCGACTTAGTGACCGAGGATTACTATAAAAAAGGGAAAGGTATTAATATCGACCTTTCGAAAGTAAACAAAGCGAAAGAGCTGGGTTTAACGGCGAATATCTCGCAAAGCGATCAACAAATGATATTAAGCCTTAAGCAAGGCCAACTAAGCCACTTCCCTGCTTTAAAGGTCATGTATGCACATCGAACTCTGCCAGACCAAGATTTTGAAATGCTGGTGACAGCTGATGCACAAGGCACCTATCGATTTACCCCTCCAGCAGAAATCTCTGGCCCTTGGTTCGTTGAAGTAACACCTCATGATGAACAGTGGTTAATTCAGGGGCGTGTATCTTTCCCGCTCGAACAAGCTGTTCCACTAACGAATTAA
- the ccoP gene encoding cytochrome-c oxidase, cbb3-type subunit III, which yields MTTFWSLWIIIITIGTLVGCAVILFWCQKDKMGVEEGQDMGHEYDGIRELNNPLPKWWFYLFVSTFIFAAVYLALYPGLGNYKGLLGWQSSDQTVKSIEESRASIARAQADKQLVQYAKELDDADSYFGEKFSQLANQADGSGLKPLEQIAMDSEALKAGQGLFLQNCSQCHGSDARGQKGFPNLTDNAWLYGGEPQAIVTTIMEGRIGQMPGWKDALGEDGVQEVVSYTLSLSGRSVNAKEAEAGKARFVVCAACHGTDGKGNPAVGAPDLTDQNWLFGGSRADVTETVMNGRSGVMPAWKDILGEEKVQLVSAYVWSLSNSDN from the coding sequence ATGACTACTTTTTGGAGTTTATGGATCATTATCATCACGATTGGCACGTTGGTTGGCTGTGCAGTGATCTTGTTCTGGTGTCAAAAGGACAAGATGGGTGTCGAAGAAGGCCAAGATATGGGGCATGAATATGATGGTATTCGTGAGCTCAACAACCCTTTGCCTAAGTGGTGGTTTTACCTTTTTGTTAGTACGTTCATCTTTGCTGCGGTTTATTTAGCCCTCTACCCTGGTTTAGGCAACTATAAAGGCCTTTTGGGCTGGCAAAGTTCAGATCAAACGGTGAAGTCTATTGAAGAGTCAAGAGCCTCAATTGCCCGCGCTCAAGCTGACAAGCAGCTAGTGCAATATGCAAAAGAGTTGGATGACGCTGATAGCTACTTTGGTGAGAAGTTCAGTCAACTTGCGAACCAAGCGGACGGTTCAGGTCTTAAGCCTCTCGAACAAATCGCGATGGATTCTGAGGCGCTGAAAGCAGGTCAAGGCCTCTTCTTGCAAAACTGCTCACAGTGCCATGGTTCGGATGCTCGCGGCCAAAAAGGCTTCCCTAACCTAACGGACAACGCATGGTTGTATGGCGGTGAGCCGCAAGCGATTGTCACTACGATTATGGAAGGTCGTATTGGTCAGATGCCAGGTTGGAAAGACGCTCTTGGTGAAGACGGTGTTCAAGAAGTGGTTTCTTACACACTGAGTTTGTCAGGACGCTCTGTCAATGCAAAAGAAGCGGAAGCTGGCAAAGCGCGCTTCGTTGTTTGTGCAGCTTGTCATGGTACGGATGGTAAAGGTAACCCTGCAGTAGGTGCGCCTGACCTTACGGACCAAAACTGGTTGTTCGGCGGCTCGAGAGCAGACGTTACAGAAACAGTTATGAATGGACGTTCGGGCGTCATGCCTGCGTGGAAAGACATTCTCGGTGAAGAGAAGGTTCAGCTCGTTTCTGCGTATGTTTGGAGTTTGAGCAACAGCGATAATTAA
- a CDS encoding cbb3-type cytochrome oxidase subunit 3 has product MDIGTIHSIWTIVLFVSFIGVVWWAYGKSRKSRFEEAANLVFADEPIKDKEATSEQSEQGVKK; this is encoded by the coding sequence ATGGATATTGGTACTATTCACAGTATATGGACCATAGTGCTCTTTGTTAGCTTCATCGGTGTCGTCTGGTGGGCATACGGAAAGAGTCGTAAGTCTCGTTTCGAAGAAGCAGCAAACTTAGTTTTTGCTGACGAGCCTATCAAAGACAAAGAAGCAACATCAGAGCAATCAGAACAAGGAGTGAAGAAATAA
- the ccoO gene encoding cytochrome-c oxidase, cbb3-type subunit II, which produces MSSNSNNRHEIVEKNVGLMAILIIFAISLGALVEITPLIFQKQTTEPVDNLRAYTALEMEGRDIYIREGCNVCHSQMIRPFRSETERYGHYSVAGEHVWEHPFLWGSKRTGPDLARVGGRYSDEWHRVHLLDPRELVPESNMPAFPWLEENVLDGKLTQKKLEIFKNQFGVPYTDEQIANAQSDVQGKTEMDAIIAYLQSLGHAMK; this is translated from the coding sequence ATGAGTTCAAATTCTAACAATCGCCACGAAATCGTGGAAAAAAACGTCGGCTTGATGGCTATTTTGATTATTTTTGCCATTAGCTTGGGTGCGTTGGTGGAGATCACGCCGCTGATTTTCCAAAAGCAAACCACTGAGCCCGTAGACAACCTGCGTGCCTACACTGCATTAGAGATGGAAGGACGAGATATCTACATTCGTGAGGGCTGTAACGTCTGTCACTCACAAATGATTCGCCCTTTCCGTTCTGAAACAGAGCGCTACGGCCACTACTCTGTTGCGGGTGAGCATGTATGGGAACATCCATTTCTTTGGGGTTCAAAACGTACTGGTCCTGATCTTGCCCGTGTTGGCGGTCGTTACTCTGATGAATGGCATCGCGTTCACCTTCTTGACCCTCGCGAGCTAGTACCAGAGTCCAACATGCCCGCGTTTCCTTGGCTAGAAGAGAACGTGTTAGACGGCAAATTGACGCAAAAGAAACTAGAGATCTTTAAGAATCAATTTGGCGTACCTTACACTGACGAGCAAATTGCCAACGCACAGAGTGATGTTCAAGGTAAAACAGAGATGGATGCCATCATTGCTTACCTTCAATCTCTCGGCCACGCGATGAAATAG
- the ccoN gene encoding cytochrome-c oxidase, cbb3-type subunit I: MSQEKQLEQNYNYTVVRQFTLVTVLWGIVGMAVGVLIAAQLVWPQLNFDTPWLTYSRLRPLHTNAVIFAFGTSALFATSYYVVQRTCQTRLFGGPLVAFTFWGWQAIILAAAISLPLGYTSGKEYAELEWPIDIAITLVWVAYAIVFFGTLVKRKTSHIYVANWFFGAFILTVAVLHIVNSMAIPVSYGKSYSIYSGAVDAMVQWWYGHNAVGFLLTAGFLGMMYYFVPKQAERPVYSYRLSIVHFWALVSLYIWAGPHHLHYTALPDWTQSLGMVMSLVLFAPSWGGMINGIMTLSGAWHKLRYDPILRFLIVSLSFYGMSTFEGPMMSIKTVNALSHYTDWTVGHVHSGALGWVAMVSIGSIYHLVPRLFGQERMYSVGLINTHFWLATIGTVLYIVAMWISGVMQGLMWRAVNSDGTLTYSFVESVQASYPFYTVRFIGGFIFLAGMFLMAYNVYKTVVAPQGSLKAQPQPA, from the coding sequence ATGAGCCAAGAAAAGCAGCTTGAACAAAACTACAACTATACGGTCGTTCGTCAATTTACCCTAGTCACCGTGCTATGGGGTATTGTTGGTATGGCTGTTGGTGTTTTGATTGCCGCTCAATTAGTTTGGCCACAGCTAAACTTTGATACGCCGTGGTTGACGTACAGTCGTTTACGTCCATTGCATACTAATGCGGTAATATTTGCGTTTGGTACTAGTGCATTGTTCGCGACTTCGTATTATGTCGTGCAGCGTACTTGTCAAACTCGTCTATTTGGTGGCCCTCTGGTCGCATTCACCTTCTGGGGATGGCAAGCCATTATCCTAGCAGCAGCCATATCTTTACCTTTAGGTTACACCTCTGGTAAAGAGTACGCTGAGCTAGAATGGCCTATCGATATTGCAATTACTCTTGTATGGGTAGCATACGCAATAGTCTTCTTTGGAACTCTTGTAAAACGTAAGACGTCACATATTTATGTGGCAAACTGGTTCTTCGGGGCATTTATCCTGACCGTTGCGGTGCTTCACATCGTTAATAGTATGGCAATCCCTGTCTCTTACGGTAAATCTTATTCCATATACTCTGGTGCTGTTGATGCCATGGTTCAGTGGTGGTATGGACACAATGCGGTAGGCTTCCTTCTTACTGCAGGCTTCCTAGGTATGATGTATTACTTTGTCCCTAAGCAAGCTGAACGCCCGGTTTACTCTTATCGTCTATCCATTGTTCACTTTTGGGCCCTTGTATCGCTCTACATTTGGGCAGGTCCTCACCATCTGCACTACACTGCACTACCCGATTGGACCCAATCTCTTGGTATGGTGATGTCTTTGGTTCTGTTTGCTCCTTCATGGGGCGGTATGATCAACGGTATTATGACTCTATCTGGCGCATGGCATAAATTGCGTTACGACCCTATTTTGCGCTTCCTCATCGTGTCATTGTCTTTCTACGGCATGTCAACGTTTGAAGGGCCAATGATGTCGATCAAGACCGTGAATGCGCTGTCGCACTACACAGACTGGACAGTAGGACACGTTCACTCTGGTGCGCTTGGTTGGGTTGCGATGGTTTCCATTGGTTCGATCTACCACCTCGTTCCGCGCCTATTTGGTCAAGAGCGCATGTATTCTGTTGGCCTAATCAACACGCACTTCTGGCTCGCTACGATTGGTACGGTTCTTTACATTGTTGCAATGTGGATCTCCGGTGTTATGCAAGGTCTGATGTGGCGTGCAGTAAACTCAGATGGCACGCTAACCTACAGTTTTGTTGAATCTGTACAAGCCTCTTACCCGTTCTACACGGTGCGCTTCATTGGTGGCTTTATCTTCCTCGCAGGTATGTTCTTGATGGCTTACAACGTTTATAAAACCGTTGTCGCTCCTCAAGGCAGCCTAAAAGCTCAACCTCAGCCGGCATAA
- a CDS encoding FIST signal transduction protein encodes MKFITSISHLISPELAVQELKSQLPSRAPSSLICYYTQDYSADDLKAAYTQHFPNIPLIACSTCRGVISDKGTHFGTVIGLMAIYDESPSVFGTAIAEVGKEQNVAQQTKKALDDALIELDRVGELPSFILCHPTPGIEEQVVSAIDDYFQSPVPIVGGSASDNHIKGQWSLFSEELTADKGVVMMLFYTETKCTHSFSAGYTETEFAGTVTKACGRNLIEIDGQPAQEVYRKWIAEHAQVNVPIHFEFDLVTQYSLGRKVGEVFNQSYFKLSHPIRVSSKEGAILLFTDIGKGDTVTLMDGNRQEMIVRPARVVKDVSLGKPDEFSPLSAILVICAGPMLYLKDDINELQQHLVKAIGPTPFLSPFTFGEQGRFVGGEIAHANLMVTSAVFHH; translated from the coding sequence ATGAAGTTTATTACCAGTATAAGTCACTTAATCTCTCCGGAGCTTGCTGTCCAAGAACTAAAATCACAGCTGCCGAGCAGAGCTCCCTCTAGTCTCATCTGTTATTACACACAGGACTATTCTGCTGACGATCTTAAAGCGGCCTACACGCAACATTTCCCAAATATCCCTCTAATTGCATGCTCTACATGTCGCGGTGTGATAAGTGATAAAGGCACCCATTTTGGAACCGTTATTGGTCTTATGGCTATCTATGATGAAAGCCCGTCGGTGTTTGGAACGGCGATAGCAGAGGTGGGCAAAGAACAAAATGTGGCCCAACAAACCAAGAAGGCGTTAGATGATGCGTTAATTGAGCTTGATAGAGTGGGAGAGTTACCATCCTTTATTTTATGCCATCCGACCCCGGGGATTGAAGAACAGGTCGTTTCGGCGATTGATGACTACTTTCAATCCCCCGTTCCCATTGTTGGAGGCAGCGCTTCTGATAATCACATCAAAGGACAGTGGTCACTGTTTAGCGAAGAGTTGACGGCAGATAAAGGGGTCGTAATGATGTTATTTTATACAGAGACCAAGTGCACACATTCTTTTAGCGCAGGATATACTGAAACCGAGTTTGCTGGCACAGTAACCAAAGCTTGCGGTCGAAATTTAATTGAAATAGATGGCCAGCCAGCACAGGAAGTTTATAGAAAGTGGATTGCTGAACATGCGCAAGTGAACGTACCTATTCATTTTGAGTTTGACCTTGTAACCCAGTATTCACTCGGGCGCAAAGTTGGGGAAGTCTTTAATCAGAGCTACTTCAAACTCTCACACCCGATTCGTGTGAGTAGTAAGGAAGGAGCAATCTTGTTATTTACTGACATTGGCAAGGGTGACACTGTCACGCTAATGGATGGAAATCGTCAGGAAATGATCGTCAGGCCAGCGCGCGTAGTAAAAGACGTCTCGCTAGGAAAGCCTGATGAATTTAGCCCTTTAAGCGCGATCTTAGTGATATGTGCTGGTCCAATGTTGTACTTAAAGGATGACATTAATGAACTTCAACAACACTTAGTTAAAGCGATAGGACCGACACCATTCCTCTCACCGTTCACTTTTGGCGAGCAGGGGCGGTTTGTTGGCGGGGAGATCGCGCATGCAAACTTGATGGTGACATCGGCAGTGTTTCATCATTAG
- a CDS encoding ATP-binding protein, translating into MSNRDQEQLREALFELNRSREREAMLLKENAAILDAISSITGSANKEQIFQELRKVLSLYIDFDEFLVLSKNKTQNSYTCLLTTNPKLSSIQWHDGPKFSRVLDGETIVLFDATRIAEIKTLNLCVEPKIRSALLVGVCSELSDAVILLLGNKVGQFSLNTKETLTRFRPLLERAVFDIEHKEQLTRLVQQRTIELELAKKKAIEANEAKSKFLAMMSHEFRTPLNSVLGYIDVLSNQLNCAESQQILSQMTTSAEMLLALIGDILEVTQIERGKFPLNRRWINLEKAINNSLAYHQSLAENKGLDFSAHVDTDNSHDVFMDSSRLSQIIFNIVGNAVKFTDSGKIDMRSWLERDVMVINVRDTGIGIAQCNIEKLFTPFVQADSSITRKFGGSGLGLSITKHIVEQMGGEIELSSKVNEGTSVTIRIPLQTRRADNLVTTNPHKHVIANGKHVLVVEDTKTNQVVAKLILENNGFKVSTLDNGALAVDYMKKTAEKVDVVLMDLSMPVMDGITATKKIREFNQHTPIVALTAHAASTDRNQCLTCGMDEFVCKPIRQKEILSVIDNILDENKSSQECLEH; encoded by the coding sequence ATGTCAAATAGGGACCAAGAACAACTGAGAGAAGCGTTGTTTGAGTTAAACCGAAGTCGTGAAAGAGAGGCCATGCTCTTAAAAGAGAATGCCGCGATACTCGATGCGATTTCTTCGATAACGGGGTCGGCTAATAAAGAGCAGATTTTTCAGGAACTGCGTAAAGTTCTGTCTTTATACATCGACTTTGATGAATTCTTGGTGCTGAGTAAAAACAAAACCCAAAATAGTTACACTTGTTTACTCACCACTAATCCCAAGTTAAGTTCAATTCAGTGGCACGACGGCCCTAAATTCTCTCGCGTTCTCGATGGCGAAACTATCGTTCTGTTTGATGCGACTCGTATTGCTGAAATCAAAACACTCAATCTTTGTGTCGAACCGAAAATCCGCTCAGCACTATTGGTGGGTGTTTGCAGCGAGTTGTCCGACGCTGTCATTCTGTTACTGGGTAACAAAGTAGGGCAGTTTTCACTCAATACCAAAGAAACCCTGACCCGTTTCAGACCGTTATTGGAAAGGGCGGTCTTTGACATTGAACACAAAGAGCAGCTAACACGCCTTGTGCAGCAGCGTACGATTGAGTTGGAGCTTGCTAAGAAAAAAGCCATCGAAGCGAACGAGGCAAAATCAAAATTCTTGGCTATGATGAGCCATGAATTTAGAACGCCTCTGAACTCAGTTCTCGGTTACATCGATGTACTTTCTAATCAGTTAAATTGCGCCGAATCGCAGCAAATCCTATCCCAAATGACGACATCTGCAGAGATGTTGCTCGCCTTAATTGGCGACATTCTCGAAGTGACACAGATTGAACGTGGTAAATTTCCTCTCAACCGCCGTTGGATAAACCTTGAGAAAGCAATCAACAACAGTTTGGCTTATCATCAGTCTTTGGCGGAGAACAAAGGGCTAGATTTTAGTGCGCATGTTGATACCGACAACAGCCATGATGTGTTTATGGACTCCAGCCGTTTGTCGCAAATTATTTTCAATATTGTCGGCAACGCGGTGAAATTTACCGATTCAGGTAAGATAGATATGCGTAGTTGGTTAGAACGCGATGTAATGGTGATTAACGTCCGAGATACTGGTATCGGCATTGCACAATGTAATATAGAAAAACTCTTCACGCCGTTTGTCCAAGCAGATTCAAGTATCACACGTAAGTTTGGCGGTTCGGGATTGGGGCTTAGTATCACCAAACATATCGTTGAACAGATGGGCGGGGAAATTGAGTTAAGCTCGAAGGTCAACGAAGGTACTTCAGTTACAATCAGAATACCTCTGCAAACACGTCGAGCAGATAATCTCGTTACAACGAACCCTCATAAACATGTTATTGCCAATGGCAAGCACGTACTAGTGGTAGAAGACACCAAAACCAACCAAGTTGTCGCGAAACTCATCCTGGAGAACAACGGTTTTAAAGTGTCGACACTCGATAACGGTGCATTGGCCGTAGATTACATGAAAAAAACTGCTGAGAAGGTTGATGTTGTTCTTATGGATCTTTCAATGCCAGTCATGGATGGTATTACCGCAACGAAGAAGATTAGAGAGTTTAATCAACACACACCGATCGTGGCATTGACAGCCCATGCAGCATCAACAGACCGAAACCAATGTTTAACGTGTGGTATGGATGAGTTTGTGTGCAAACCAATCAGACAAAAAGAAATTTTGTCTGTCATTGATAACATCCTAGACGAAAACAAATCTAGCCAAGAGTGTTTAGAGCACTAA